ATTCCAGGAGATATCGTGACTCCGCGTCGGCGTCATCCAATGAGACCACCGACACTCCACCACCCCGCTTGAGTCGTCGCGACTTATCCCACTCATTCGCCAAAAAGTGGTTCAGCAAGGTCAACAGGTAGGTGCGAAACTTCCCGCGCGAAGCATCTGCGTCGGCAACATCGTTCTTCTCCAACAGCCGCGCAAAGAAGCCTTGGGTCAAATCCTTGGCTTCATGCTCATCATAACCACGGCGTCGGACGAAGCCATAAAGTGGACGCCAATAGGCGCGGCAAAGGTTTTCCAGGGCCTCCGAGCGCCCCGAACAAGAGATGTCCCCAGCCCGCAGCACAAGACTCCAATGGGTGGTGCGGAATTCGGTTCCGACCGGCTCGCGATTGTTCAACGGTTCCGTATTGGCCACAAATACTTTAACTGACGCATCCCTGCTCCCGCCGCCCAGAATGTCCACATCCCCGGCCATCAACGGGCCCTGACTGCGTGAGAGGATCAGTTATCCCAGCCCACCGCAGAAATGCAACCGTTTAGGAGGCAGGTTCCGTTTGAAATGGGTGAGGCCAGGAGAACTCGCCTCCGTCGGCTTGCGGCCCACTGATCCAGAGGGAACGCTTCCTGCTTGACCGCCAGGGTGTCGACAGTACGCCTGTGCATCCTATTG
This sequence is a window from Verrucomicrobiales bacterium. Protein-coding genes within it:
- a CDS encoding sigma-70 family RNA polymerase sigma factor; protein product: MANTEPLNNREPVGTEFRTTHWSLVLRAGDISCSGRSEALENLCRAYWRPLYGFVRRRGYDEHEAKDLTQGFFARLLEKNDVADADASRGKFRTYLLTLLNHFLANEWDKSRRLKRGGGVSVVSLDDADAESRYLLESSPDWSAEKVFDRRWAEAVLEAVFVRFRREVAESGDTERYEVLKPFLLGGEGSQSYADASARLGISETGVRSVVHRFRKRFRELVRAEIAHTVARPEDIDGEIAYLFSALAG